From the Gadus chalcogrammus isolate NIFS_2021 chromosome 15, NIFS_Gcha_1.0, whole genome shotgun sequence genome, one window contains:
- the si:dkey-192p21.6 gene encoding heparan-alpha-glucosaminide N-acetyltransferase, producing the protein MEPGVVLQAILPVCLLISGIHGGQLHTGGSLKMDQALLTFHNRFPEGVDVFYTSDYCYKCLPQPLASVERDMFNVSSVISTKFTLSLRVDSRNVSLCSWSQTYEEGGQYSVWIQQQTASNTSAICRHSVDENPRNAYLPLLVALLVLAVIALLFVLIPYINRKYNATKRIKNACCPSPQCTVDCEVTPTCEAGDADAKPKQTRLRSLDTFRGFSMTVMVFVNYGGGGYWFMEHAPWNGLTVADLVMPWFVFIIGTSVVLAFRSMRRKGVSRVQLLRKLTWRTAVLMLLGFCFLNYSPKDGPLSWSWLRFPGVLQRLGFTYFVLSLMQTAWGQTSAPARVGRCWGRVQDLLPYWPEWLFILLLETLWLCLTFLLPVPGCPAGYLGAGGIGDHGLHPDCTGGAAGFIDRWVFGDNMFRWPTCRELYRTTMPFDPEGILGTINSVVMGFMGMQAGKIFLCYRGDSVQILSRFLGWAVLLGASTAVLSKCTRDEGFIPVNKNLWSLSYVTCMGSLSFLLLGAMYVVIDLKGWWGGQPFIYPGMNSILVYVGHSLLGFYFPFSWELQHQDSHWGRLFQGLGATSLWVLVAYLLHRKRFFLKI; encoded by the exons ATGGAGCCTGGCGTAGTTCTACAGGCGATTCTTCCTGTGTGTCTCCTAATATCTGGTATTCATGGGGGACAATTGCACACAG GAGGAAGTCTGAAAATGGACCAGGCCTTGCTGACCTTTCATAACAGGTTCCCAGAGGGAGTAGATGTTTTCTACACCTCGGATTACTGCTACAAG TGTCTTCCTCAGCCCCTGGCCAGTGTTGAAAGGGACATGTTCAATGTCTCTTCTGTCATCAGTACTAAATTCACATTGAGCCTACGCGTGGACTCCAGGAATGTTTCCCTTTGCAG CTGGAGTCAGACATACGAAGAAGGCGGCCAATACTCTGTCTGGATCCAGCAGCAGACTGCGTCCAACACCAGCGCCATCTGCCGTCACTCAGTGGATGAAAATCCCAGGAACGCATACCTAC CGCTTCTGGTGGCTCTCCTGGTGCTGGCCGTCATCGCCCTTCTCTTCGTTCTCATACCCTACATCAACAG GAAGTACAACGCAACAAAGCGGATCAAGAATGCTTGTTGCCCGAGCCCGCAATGCACAGTGGACTGT GAGGTCACCCCCACCTGTGAGGCCGGTGACGCGGACGCTAAGCCGAAGCAGACACGCCTGCGCTCGCTGGACACCTTCCGAGG GTTCTCTATGACGGTGATGGTGTTTGTGAACTACGGTGGAGGTGGATACTGGTTCATGGAACACGCGCCGTGGAATG gtCTCACTGTGGCTGACCTGGTCATGCCATG GTTTGTGTTCATCATCGGCACGTCGGTGGTGTTGGCCTTTCGGTCCATGCGGCGGAAAGGCGTGAGTCGTGTGCAACTCTTGCGCAAACTCACCTGGAGGACGGCAGTCCTGATGCTGCTGGGCTTCTGCTTCCTCAACTACTCTCCCAAAGACGGGCCAC tGTCCTGGTCGTGGCTGCGGTTCCCGGGGGTTCTCCAGCGTCTGGGCTTCACCTACTTTGTGCTCTCTCTGATGCAGACAGCGTGGGGCCAGACCTCGGCCCCAGCCAGAGTG GGCCGCTGCTGGGGCCGGGTGCAGGACCTGCTGCCATACTGGCCGGAGTGGCTGTTCATCCTGCTGCTGGAGACGCTGTGGCTGTGTCTGACCTTCCTCCTGCCCGTCCCCGGCTGTCCTGC GGGGTACCTGGGGGCCGGCGGCATCGGGGACCACGGCCTGCACCCCGACTGCACCGGGGGCGCGGCGGGGTTCATCGACCGCTGGGTGTTTGGAGACAACATGTTCAGATGGCCCACATGCCGG GAATTGTATCGCACCACGATGCCCTTTGACCCCGAGGGGATACTAGGCACCATCAACTCGGTCGTCATGGGCTTCATGGGGATGCAA GCTGGGAAAATCTTCCTATGCTACCGCGGAGACAGCGTCCAGATCCTGTCCAGGTTCCTGGGCTGGGCCGTGTTGCTG GGTGCCTCGACGGCCGTCCTTTCTAAGTGCACGAGGGACGAAGGATTTATTCCtgtcaataaaaacctttg GTCCCTCTCCTACGTGACGTGCATGGGCAGCCTCTCCTTCCTGCTTCTGGGCGCCATGTACGTGGTCATCGACCTGAAGGGCTGGTGGGGAGGCCAGCCGTTCATCTACCCAG ggaTGAACTCCATCCTGGTGTACGTGGGCCACTCCCTGCTGGGTTTCTACTTCCCGTTCAGCTGGGAGCTGCAGCACCAGGACAGCCACTGGGGGCGCCTCTTCCAGGGCCTGGGGGCCACCTCTCTCTGGGTGCTGGTCGCCTACCTGCTCCACCGCAAGAGGTTCTTCCTCAAGATATAG